In one Candidatus Zixiibacteriota bacterium genomic region, the following are encoded:
- a CDS encoding flagellar protein FlaG, with protein MDDKVTSQVSPPVDARHPETDAQAAKLDDTLTAKLEELIEEFNLEYQHRNISLRYSIDKKANSVVIKVMEADTEKLIRQVPPEAILSLKRYMRSLLGEIFDAQA; from the coding sequence ATGGACGACAAAGTGACGAGTCAGGTCAGCCCGCCGGTCGACGCTCGCCATCCGGAAACGGACGCGCAGGCGGCCAAACTGGATGACACCCTGACCGCGAAACTGGAAGAGCTGATTGAAGAGTTCAATCTGGAGTACCAGCATCGCAACATTTCGCTGCGGTACTCGATCGACAAGAAGGCGAATTCAGTAGTGATCAAGGTGATGGAAGCGGACACCGAGAAGCTGATCCGGCAGGTTCCGCCGGAGGCCATTTTGTCTCTCAAGCGCTACATGCGATCATTGCTCGGAGAGATATTTGACGCCCAAGCTTAG